One genomic region from Amaranthus tricolor cultivar Red isolate AtriRed21 chromosome 12, ASM2621246v1, whole genome shotgun sequence encodes:
- the LOC130828822 gene encoding uncharacterized protein LOC130828822 isoform X2 has protein sequence MGTQSHRSSADVATQKLEDRNKNIVPNKRARTPMGDMRAEGRSNGVPRQHSALGKDKDGTKEGGSDLVEEKIRRLPAGGEGWDRKMKRKRSVSSVLPRPVDGDGELKRTMHGRLGNDSGFHSSDLHSYRSGSTNGATGSSKAEGASSPVSLSGRMTPKNEMEKTSLSRELTGMNKERLLQKGNSKLNMREDPHVFIPGSVTKGKASRAHRTGPASVGNSSPSFSRMSAATEDWEQPLNGNKVHTLVGGNNRKRPLPADSSSPIHWVGQRPQKISRNRRTNIVSPTSNRDDVQVSSEGCTPSDYSSRIPNSVNGSFPVRNIMSSSQQLKAKLENAPSPARLSESEENSASDNKLKDKELGGSELDERSLNSHRMISPSGLFTKKSKLPVKDEVCDGVRRQGRSGRGSSLSKDSVSPSREKLDNPAMVKPVRSARPSSEKNGSKTGRPPLKKHSKGFTRLGPLPKSSSPDITGEFDDDREELVAAAKLACNTSYNGCSSAFWKRMEPLFNVRIADKSFLEEQLKAAEDDLLNHSEVSNVGDNDLTCVFPNEHSQTRTSVFDESNVCILDNGLTDSVKSGDLIKHIQDTDSSYKGIDSEKGPNSLIPLYQRVLSALIVEDDIEENNFLSNAASVASRDDPFMVDRIPCNGNTSHSRFSGIQIPKHEEFEEVDYGQQQVGPAGPGHYGNESNGSLAIHMNAPVSSSFKCEYDEMCVDEKVLLELQSIGLYPETVPDLAEGEDESINQDIIQLKKQLPQQAGKKKAYLDKLQKAVDDKEVEAWDLEQLAMSRLIELAYKKLLATRGSSAARMGISKVPRHVALAFIRRTLARNRKFIDTGKSCFSEPALRDVLFAVPSSTSGVPAEQSMRLDSRASGAYSGQEQLDLLNDKSYRGPIDAYDHGFAKNGPILNRGKKKEVLLDDVGGNAAPRSTLNLGSSLLGGAKGKRSERESGAKAGRPSISNLRGERKTKSKPKQKVAQLSTHPVQPSINASRELVANNSNRKRDGLISPGNILDSSKECNHDMDLSGLPLSELDSIEGLNMGNEFEGHQDLGSFLNFDEDGLHEDIDSFAMGPLAIPMDDLSDLNMF, from the exons ATGGGAACTCAGTCTCATCGAAGCTCAGCTGATGTTGCAACTCAAAAGTTAGAGGACAGAAATAAGAACATAGTTCCAAATAAGCGTGCCCGTACACCAATGGGAGACATGCGG GCGGAGGGACGGAGCAATGGAGTCCCAAGACAACATTCAGCCTTGGGAAAAGATAAAGATGGAACGAAAGAGGGTGGCTCGGATCTTGTCGAAGAAAAGATACGCAGACTACCTGCTGGTGGGGAGGGATGGGacagaaaaatgaaaaggaaacGTTCAGTAAGTAGTGTTCTTCCTAGGCCAGTTGATGGTGATGGAGAGCTTAAGAGGACCATGCATGGTAGACTTGGCAATGACTCTGGATTTCACTCTTCTGATCTTCATAGCTACAG ATCTGGGTCTACCAATGGTGCTACTGGAAGCAGCAAAGCAGAAGGAGCTTCATCACCTGTGAGCTTGAGTGGACGTATGACACCCAAGAATGAAATGGAAAAGACATCATTATCTAGGGAGCTTACTGGGATGAACAAGGAAAGATTACTACAGAAAGGAAATTCTAA GTTAAATATGCGTGAGGATCCCCATGTTTTCATCCCTGGTTCTGTTACGAAGGGCAAGGCTTCGAGGGCTCACAGAACTGGTCCTGCATCTGTAGGAAATTCATCTCCTAGCTTCTCACGAATGTCTGCAGCAACAGAAGATTGGGAGCAACCACTAAATGGGAACAAAGTCCATACCTTGGTAGGAGGTAATAATCGTAAACGGCCCCTACCCGCTGATTCATCATCTCCAATTCATTGGGTGGGGCAGAGGCCTCAAAAAATTTCCCGTAATCGGAGAACAAATATTGTGTCTCCTACTTCAAATCGTGATGATGTACAAGTATCATCGGAAGGATGCACTCCAAGTGATTATAGCTCCAGAATACCTAATtctgtaaatggttcttttccTGTTAGAAATATAATGAGTAGCTCACAACAGCTAAAGGCAAAACTTGAAAATGCACCCTCTCCGGCAAGATTATCTGAAAGTGAGGAAAATAGTGCTTCTGATAACAAGCTCAAGGATAAAGAACTTGGAGGTTCTGAGTTGGATGAGAGAAGTTTGAACAGTCATCGGATGATCAGTCCTTCTGGCTTGTTCACAAAAAAGAGCAAATTGCCTGTGAAGGATGAAGTGTGTGATGGCGTGCGTAGACAAGGTCGTAGTGGGAGGGGTTCTTCGTTGTCAAAGGATAGCGTATCTCCATCAAGGGAGAAGCTGGATAATCCAGCTATGGTAAAACCTGTTAGGAGTGCAAGACCTAGTTCCGAGAAGAATGGAAG TAAGACAGGCCGTCCTCCTCTTAAAAAGCATAGCAAGGGTTTTACTCGTCTTGGCCCGCTTCCCAAGAGTAGTTCTCCAGATATCACAG gTGAATTTGATGATGACCGCGAAGAACTCGTAGCAGCTGCAAAGTTAGCTTGCAATACCAGTT ATAACGGTTGTTCATCCGCATTTTGGAAAAGAATGGAACCACTTTTTAATGTCAGAATAGCGGATAAATCCTTTTTGGAAGAACAG TTGAAAGCTGCAGAGGATGATCTTCTTAACCACAGTGAGGTGTCAAACGTGGGTGATAATGATCTG ACCTGTGTTTTTCCAAATGAGCATTCTCAGACACGAACTTCTGTTTTCGATGAAAGTAATGTATGCATCCTAGACAATGGATTGACGGATTCTGTCAAAAGTGGAGACCTCATCAAACACATTCAGGATACTGATTCTTCATATAAAGGAATAGACTCCGAAAAAGGGCCTAACAGCCTCATTCCATTATATCAGAGAGTACTCTCTGCTCTCATTGTTGAAGATGATATCgaagaaaacaattttttaagcAATGCTGCTTCTGTTGCTAGTAGGGATGATCCATTTATGGTAGACAGAATACCTTGTAACGGTAATACTAGTCATAGCAGATTCTCGGGCATCCAGATTCCTAAGCATGAGGAATTTGAGGAAGTTGATTATGGTCAACAGCAAGTTGGCCCCGCTGGCCCTGGGCATTATGGGAATGAATCTAATGGATCTCTGGCAATCCACATGAATGCTCCTGTTAGTTCTTCATTCAAATGCGAGTATGATGAGATGTGTGTGGACGAGAAAGTGCTGCTTGAGCTTCAGAGTATTGGCTTGTATCCGGAGACTGTG CCTGATTTAGCAGAGGGAGAGGATGAGTCAATTAATCAAGACATTATTCAACTCAAAAAGCAACTTCCTCAGCAG GCTGGGAAAAAGAAGGCATACTTGGATAAATTACAGAAAGCTGTAGACGACAAGGAGGTTGAAGCATG GGACCTTGAACAGCTTGCAATGAGTAGGTTAATTGAGTTGGCTTACAAAAAGCTTCTG GCAACGCGGGGAAGCAGTGCTGCTAGAATGGGAATCAGTAAAGTTCCAAGACATGTTGCCTTGGCCTTTATTAGAAGAACCTTGGCTAGGAATCGAAAATTTATAGATACAGGGAAGAGTTGTTTCAGTGAGCCTGCTCTTCGAGATGTACTTTTTGCTGTCCCTAGCAGTACAAGTGGCGTCCCAGCTGAACAGAGCATGCGACTGGACTCCAGAGCTTCAG GAGCATATTCTGGGCAAGAGCAGCTCGATCTCCTAAATGATAAATCTTATAGGGGACCAATTGATGCCTATGACCATGGTTTTGCAAAGAATGGACCTATACTAAACAGAGGCAAAAAGAAGGAAGTGCTGCTTGATGATGTTGGTGGAAATGCTGCCCCAAGATCAACATTAAACCTCGGATCATCTCTTTTGGGTGGAGCAAAGGGTAAGAGGAGTGAGAGAGAATCTGGTGCAAAAGCTGGCCGCCCCTCAATATCAAATTTAAGAGGTGAAaggaaaacaaaatcaaaaccaaagCAAAAGGTTGCGCAGTTGTCTACACATCCAGTTCAACCTTCGATTAATGCTTCAAGGGAACTGGTtgctaataatagtaataggaAACGGGATGGACTAATATCCCCAGGAAACATCCTTGATTCATCAAAGGAATGCAATCACGATATGGACTTGAGTGGCTTGCCATTATCTGAATTAGATTCGATTGAAGGCCTAAATATGGGTAATGAATTTGAGGGACATCAAGATCTGGGTtcgtttttgaattttgatgaaGATGGTTTGCATGAAGATATCGATTCCTTTGCTATGGGACCTTTGGCTATACCAATGGATGACCTGTCCGACTTAAATATGTTTTAA
- the LOC130828822 gene encoding uncharacterized protein LOC130828822 isoform X1: MAGNAKFESSSVSPNDSGFSGSYTNGQRSNYASPNLDRSGSFREGSDARSFSSGPGTSKMNAAPMVDLPPLSQCLMLEPITMGDLKNIRAGELRRALGYSFGIVSDDNSFGAAHLKPPPTLALEEIKRIKAGVNDGYVKARNRTKRLDEASNKLGKYFEALNSRKQLTSERTGGSNFLKMGTQSHRSSADVATQKLEDRNKNIVPNKRARTPMGDMRAEGRSNGVPRQHSALGKDKDGTKEGGSDLVEEKIRRLPAGGEGWDRKMKRKRSVSSVLPRPVDGDGELKRTMHGRLGNDSGFHSSDLHSYRSGSTNGATGSSKAEGASSPVSLSGRMTPKNEMEKTSLSRELTGMNKERLLQKGNSKLNMREDPHVFIPGSVTKGKASRAHRTGPASVGNSSPSFSRMSAATEDWEQPLNGNKVHTLVGGNNRKRPLPADSSSPIHWVGQRPQKISRNRRTNIVSPTSNRDDVQVSSEGCTPSDYSSRIPNSVNGSFPVRNIMSSSQQLKAKLENAPSPARLSESEENSASDNKLKDKELGGSELDERSLNSHRMISPSGLFTKKSKLPVKDEVCDGVRRQGRSGRGSSLSKDSVSPSREKLDNPAMVKPVRSARPSSEKNGSKTGRPPLKKHSKGFTRLGPLPKSSSPDITGEFDDDREELVAAAKLACNTSYNGCSSAFWKRMEPLFNVRIADKSFLEEQLKAAEDDLLNHSEVSNVGDNDLTCVFPNEHSQTRTSVFDESNVCILDNGLTDSVKSGDLIKHIQDTDSSYKGIDSEKGPNSLIPLYQRVLSALIVEDDIEENNFLSNAASVASRDDPFMVDRIPCNGNTSHSRFSGIQIPKHEEFEEVDYGQQQVGPAGPGHYGNESNGSLAIHMNAPVSSSFKCEYDEMCVDEKVLLELQSIGLYPETVPDLAEGEDESINQDIIQLKKQLPQQAGKKKAYLDKLQKAVDDKEVEAWDLEQLAMSRLIELAYKKLLATRGSSAARMGISKVPRHVALAFIRRTLARNRKFIDTGKSCFSEPALRDVLFAVPSSTSGVPAEQSMRLDSRASGAYSGQEQLDLLNDKSYRGPIDAYDHGFAKNGPILNRGKKKEVLLDDVGGNAAPRSTLNLGSSLLGGAKGKRSERESGAKAGRPSISNLRGERKTKSKPKQKVAQLSTHPVQPSINASRELVANNSNRKRDGLISPGNILDSSKECNHDMDLSGLPLSELDSIEGLNMGNEFEGHQDLGSFLNFDEDGLHEDIDSFAMGPLAIPMDDLSDLNMF, from the exons ATGGCGGGAAATGCAAAGTTTGAATCTAGTTCTGTTAGTCCAAATGATTCTGGCTTCTCAGGGAGCTATACTAATGGACAGCGGAGTAACTACGCAAGTCCTAATTTGGATAGGTCAGGAAGCTTTCGTGAGGGAAGTGATGCTAGGAGTTTCAGTTCTGGACCTGGTACATCAAAGATGAATGCTGCACCAATGGTTGATTTGCCACCATTATCACAGTGTTTAATGCTTGAGCCCATCACGATGGGGGATCTAAAAAATATACGGGCTGGTGAATTAAGGAGGGCATTAGGATATTCCTTCGGCATTGTTTCTGATGATAATTCTTTTGGAGCAGCCCATTTGAAGCCTCCACCAACTTTGGCTTTGGAAGAAATAAAACGCATTAAAGCAGGTGTTAATGATGGATATGTAAAGGCCAG AAATAGAACAAAAAGATTAGATGAAGCTTCAAACAAACTGGGGAAGTATTTTGAAGCCTTGAACTCAAGGAAGCAACTAACAAGTGAAAGAACTGGTGGTTCAAATTTCCTGAAGATGGGAACTCAGTCTCATCGAAGCTCAGCTGATGTTGCAACTCAAAAGTTAGAGGACAGAAATAAGAACATAGTTCCAAATAAGCGTGCCCGTACACCAATGGGAGACATGCGG GCGGAGGGACGGAGCAATGGAGTCCCAAGACAACATTCAGCCTTGGGAAAAGATAAAGATGGAACGAAAGAGGGTGGCTCGGATCTTGTCGAAGAAAAGATACGCAGACTACCTGCTGGTGGGGAGGGATGGGacagaaaaatgaaaaggaaacGTTCAGTAAGTAGTGTTCTTCCTAGGCCAGTTGATGGTGATGGAGAGCTTAAGAGGACCATGCATGGTAGACTTGGCAATGACTCTGGATTTCACTCTTCTGATCTTCATAGCTACAG ATCTGGGTCTACCAATGGTGCTACTGGAAGCAGCAAAGCAGAAGGAGCTTCATCACCTGTGAGCTTGAGTGGACGTATGACACCCAAGAATGAAATGGAAAAGACATCATTATCTAGGGAGCTTACTGGGATGAACAAGGAAAGATTACTACAGAAAGGAAATTCTAA GTTAAATATGCGTGAGGATCCCCATGTTTTCATCCCTGGTTCTGTTACGAAGGGCAAGGCTTCGAGGGCTCACAGAACTGGTCCTGCATCTGTAGGAAATTCATCTCCTAGCTTCTCACGAATGTCTGCAGCAACAGAAGATTGGGAGCAACCACTAAATGGGAACAAAGTCCATACCTTGGTAGGAGGTAATAATCGTAAACGGCCCCTACCCGCTGATTCATCATCTCCAATTCATTGGGTGGGGCAGAGGCCTCAAAAAATTTCCCGTAATCGGAGAACAAATATTGTGTCTCCTACTTCAAATCGTGATGATGTACAAGTATCATCGGAAGGATGCACTCCAAGTGATTATAGCTCCAGAATACCTAATtctgtaaatggttcttttccTGTTAGAAATATAATGAGTAGCTCACAACAGCTAAAGGCAAAACTTGAAAATGCACCCTCTCCGGCAAGATTATCTGAAAGTGAGGAAAATAGTGCTTCTGATAACAAGCTCAAGGATAAAGAACTTGGAGGTTCTGAGTTGGATGAGAGAAGTTTGAACAGTCATCGGATGATCAGTCCTTCTGGCTTGTTCACAAAAAAGAGCAAATTGCCTGTGAAGGATGAAGTGTGTGATGGCGTGCGTAGACAAGGTCGTAGTGGGAGGGGTTCTTCGTTGTCAAAGGATAGCGTATCTCCATCAAGGGAGAAGCTGGATAATCCAGCTATGGTAAAACCTGTTAGGAGTGCAAGACCTAGTTCCGAGAAGAATGGAAG TAAGACAGGCCGTCCTCCTCTTAAAAAGCATAGCAAGGGTTTTACTCGTCTTGGCCCGCTTCCCAAGAGTAGTTCTCCAGATATCACAG gTGAATTTGATGATGACCGCGAAGAACTCGTAGCAGCTGCAAAGTTAGCTTGCAATACCAGTT ATAACGGTTGTTCATCCGCATTTTGGAAAAGAATGGAACCACTTTTTAATGTCAGAATAGCGGATAAATCCTTTTTGGAAGAACAG TTGAAAGCTGCAGAGGATGATCTTCTTAACCACAGTGAGGTGTCAAACGTGGGTGATAATGATCTG ACCTGTGTTTTTCCAAATGAGCATTCTCAGACACGAACTTCTGTTTTCGATGAAAGTAATGTATGCATCCTAGACAATGGATTGACGGATTCTGTCAAAAGTGGAGACCTCATCAAACACATTCAGGATACTGATTCTTCATATAAAGGAATAGACTCCGAAAAAGGGCCTAACAGCCTCATTCCATTATATCAGAGAGTACTCTCTGCTCTCATTGTTGAAGATGATATCgaagaaaacaattttttaagcAATGCTGCTTCTGTTGCTAGTAGGGATGATCCATTTATGGTAGACAGAATACCTTGTAACGGTAATACTAGTCATAGCAGATTCTCGGGCATCCAGATTCCTAAGCATGAGGAATTTGAGGAAGTTGATTATGGTCAACAGCAAGTTGGCCCCGCTGGCCCTGGGCATTATGGGAATGAATCTAATGGATCTCTGGCAATCCACATGAATGCTCCTGTTAGTTCTTCATTCAAATGCGAGTATGATGAGATGTGTGTGGACGAGAAAGTGCTGCTTGAGCTTCAGAGTATTGGCTTGTATCCGGAGACTGTG CCTGATTTAGCAGAGGGAGAGGATGAGTCAATTAATCAAGACATTATTCAACTCAAAAAGCAACTTCCTCAGCAG GCTGGGAAAAAGAAGGCATACTTGGATAAATTACAGAAAGCTGTAGACGACAAGGAGGTTGAAGCATG GGACCTTGAACAGCTTGCAATGAGTAGGTTAATTGAGTTGGCTTACAAAAAGCTTCTG GCAACGCGGGGAAGCAGTGCTGCTAGAATGGGAATCAGTAAAGTTCCAAGACATGTTGCCTTGGCCTTTATTAGAAGAACCTTGGCTAGGAATCGAAAATTTATAGATACAGGGAAGAGTTGTTTCAGTGAGCCTGCTCTTCGAGATGTACTTTTTGCTGTCCCTAGCAGTACAAGTGGCGTCCCAGCTGAACAGAGCATGCGACTGGACTCCAGAGCTTCAG GAGCATATTCTGGGCAAGAGCAGCTCGATCTCCTAAATGATAAATCTTATAGGGGACCAATTGATGCCTATGACCATGGTTTTGCAAAGAATGGACCTATACTAAACAGAGGCAAAAAGAAGGAAGTGCTGCTTGATGATGTTGGTGGAAATGCTGCCCCAAGATCAACATTAAACCTCGGATCATCTCTTTTGGGTGGAGCAAAGGGTAAGAGGAGTGAGAGAGAATCTGGTGCAAAAGCTGGCCGCCCCTCAATATCAAATTTAAGAGGTGAAaggaaaacaaaatcaaaaccaaagCAAAAGGTTGCGCAGTTGTCTACACATCCAGTTCAACCTTCGATTAATGCTTCAAGGGAACTGGTtgctaataatagtaataggaAACGGGATGGACTAATATCCCCAGGAAACATCCTTGATTCATCAAAGGAATGCAATCACGATATGGACTTGAGTGGCTTGCCATTATCTGAATTAGATTCGATTGAAGGCCTAAATATGGGTAATGAATTTGAGGGACATCAAGATCTGGGTtcgtttttgaattttgatgaaGATGGTTTGCATGAAGATATCGATTCCTTTGCTATGGGACCTTTGGCTATACCAATGGATGACCTGTCCGACTTAAATATGTTTTAA